acataatggaagggcagacacgaaaatttctgaactaaaagattgatatgttctccgtccgtgataaaaaaaaaatcggaggttatgcattttctacatccaactttagatactatatataaaaaaaaagatgtggtattattgccaatgagacaactatccagaaaagaccaaaatgaaacaaacattaacaactataggtaaccgtaaggccttcaacaatgagcaaagcccataccgcatagtccgctataaaaggccccgataagaaccatgtcgtcgacttgatatcttactgttttgcattactatgtaatagatacattgaaaacttatgcaaacggtgtttttaaaataagaaaattgtcgttttattgtttctattaactttttaaaattttgttactatatcaaacattacagttaacatttatcgctttctcgataaacacagagcttcgattcttttgttctatttcaaaagtgttaaaCTTTCCGcttgcatatatcaagacaaattaagattttaatctgcttcctttagaaccatacacatgggctcgattacaaaatattcgtatgtattattaatgtttttaatgctctatttattggcattatgtttttctggtctgtgcgtacgttcgtccgttcgtctgtttgtttgtccgtttgtccagcttcaagttaaataaaattgaaacttagtacacattttccctatggtatgatctttttaattctaaagccaaattacagttttatcccattttcatagtccactcaaaatagaaaatgatagtgtagatgaggcatccatgtactagggacacattcatgtttcttcaaattttcgtcgtatcgctgtcaatttgtgttaaaatattaacgtcgatatcaataaatatttcattgtttacgagaaatatgcaatttactatcattgttataaatcctaaatatggccaattatattatagttcaaaacaagaggctgtcacaacgacagcaaaccggatttattaatatttatttgtgtcctggcaatatcacaagaaccattactgatgaatggtgaaagtgaaaatcgtcaatatcaaatttgacctccattttgtcatcagtatcaacatcttaaaatttgaaaagcttagatagaatggttcatgagtaaatgcaacaacgtgaatggaaacgccatttcacaatctttcaagaaccataactcctgaacggtaaaagtcaaaatcgtcattattgaacttgacctctaatttgccatcagtaacagcatataaaaatttcaaaagctttggttgaatgattcatgagaaaatgcacggacacgactggaaacaccatttttcaatctttcaagaaccataactcctgaacggtaaaagtaaaaatcgtcattattgaacttgacctccattttgtcatcagtaacaacatattaaaatttgggaagatTAGGTAGAAcatttcatgcgtaaatgcacggacacgactggaaactccatttttcaatctttcaagaaccataactcctgaacggtaaaagtcaaaatcgccattattgaacttgaccttcatttagttgttagtaacaacatattaaaattttaaaagctttggttgaacggttcatgagttaatgcacggacaacatttgattgccgcccgaccgcccgcccgccgtacatccccaaatcaataaccgacatttttgtcacaaaaatccggttaaaaagaaatttatgaaacacatttatatccgctaaccgagcccttattgagatcgacaaactcaacaaaaaagctttgaatacaatacggatatttcttagaattgatggtcatcctataaaagttacggtcgtcctatataaattacagtcagtctttacaaattacggtcatcctttacaagttacggtcatctttttaccaatcacggtcatccttgttttatgttacggtcatcttgaaaatattttgattatgatttacggtcatcttaacgattttttcaaatcgaatttcccgtttcatgcacatttctcggaagtaattagtgattttcgagtgattcttttataaatttacatcgtttcaatgtatgatttgtaaagaaaatgatatagaaacactttaagagacaatacagaaactgacctaatttttcatccgacatcttgggatgaccgtgaatgcagttacggtcatcagctttaccccagtgaagaTTGTGCACGAGAATCACGATCCTACCCTCGTACAAACGGGTAGGATACCTGCACTGCGACATATAATAGCcaatcaaatcatacaataacaaaCCAGGTGTGCAACCATGCAACCATGTGCTCATCAACACGTGTTGAATATAAACAAACACAGACATGTGCTTCCGAtactattaataataaaattgagaatggaaatggggaatgtgccaaagagacaacaacccgaccatagaaaaaaacaacagcagaaggtcaccaacaggtcttcaatgtatcgagaaattcccgcacccggaggcgtccttcaactggtccctaaacaaatatatactagttcagtgataatgaacgccatactaatttccaaattgtacacaagaaactaaaattaaaataatacaagactaacaaaggccagaggcttctgacttgggacaggcgcaaaaatatatttatttatgtatatgtataacACTTTTTGTTCAGTTTTGTCTcactataaaatattttaaccGTTTTGATGAATAATGGTTCACAAGactatttcatttaatttttacgtTATGTAGGCGCTTTCTGATGCATGACATTTAACCGTTTTGTCCTCTAGATAGCTTTCTTAATGGCGTATAccatgcttctttttttttttggatcttAAGGTCTATGTACAGCACTCTTCTTATCTTAACAATAGAAATTACTAGTCTTTTTTTTGTtaatcaaaaactatttttttaaggCCAAAGAAATCAAAATTGCCCACGGATTGGTTTGTACGTACATTGTGTTTACTATGTGTTAATTTGTTGTTCGTCATCCTATTTCTTCAAGTTTGATGTGCGAATATTGACACACACGGGTGCTATATTCAGGCGGTCTTGATTAAAAAGGaattaatgacaaaaaaaaatacatatattaaaaagCTACAAGATTGAgattaaaaattgtgtttttataaatataattttttataaaaaaaattcaactcATTCACAATAAGAATATTGTGGGTTTGTTTTACTCTAGTGACCCtagtattactgaaaaattaataaatgtacaatattcGTTTGTTGTTATATCGTTGTGTATACATAATATCAAAATAAGCATTaatttacatgtaatttttattagcAAACGTAGGATTTTTACGTATATGATTGGTTAATATATGAGTTATTGACGCTTTTCTACGGCTACTCGTACATTTTTCATCTCTACGCAATTTTTAACGAGATTATGTGAAATTCCAATAGTCTAAGCATTGTTTCCTAAAAAGTAACCTACAAATTCTGACAATAATTAGTACTCGTACTTATCAATACAACCAATTATTATATATTGTAATACATGCGTTCTATTTATTAGAATATAACTATACGCAATAATCAAATTATATTAACTACTGTAACATAGTAAGTTAATTTGAATGATTCCTCAATTGAATAAGAATAAATAAACAGCAGATCCTTTGGATATAATTCATATTGCTCGTTCGTAGGAGTATTTTACAATGATAAATGGGTGTGTTAGATAAGATATAGCCTATCAGAAAATTTCTTCTCAAGCTTTCAAATTACAATATGCTAGATTGAAAAGGTGTGATCATCGTTTGATTGACAGTATTGGTATTGATGAATCCTACACATTTTCAATACCATAAAATGTCAGTTCGATCGTAAAGAGGCATAGATGAAACTATAAACGAGTAGTGTGAATTTCTAGGAATAAGCCATACCTGATCATGAAAAGCTAACGAAAATTAACATAACAGCGAGAACGAAAAGTAGAAAGAAACAGTTGCAGTTTATTGCTTTATagttttgtgacatttttttaggatttcattttcatttaaagataTGAATTCTGGATATAAATTGACTATCAAAAGACTATGTTTTCTTCTCTCGAGTTTCGTTATACTGACAATTCAAACCACGGAAGCACTGGAATCTCTGCAAAATAAACAGAAGTCACAAGCAGCCTTAGAAGAAAGCAGAGACAAGCGAAATGCCGAAATAGATTTATCACCAGAAGATAGTGTACGCACAAAACGATATATTCCTTACGAAGAACTTCAAAAACGACTGAGACATTTCATAGGGAAACGGGTAGATGATTACCGAACAGCTAGTGATATTTTACCCACAGCAGAAAAAAGAATGAGATATTTTGTTGGTAAGAGAGTAGATGGAGATCAAACAAATGTATTGGACGACAACGACGAAGTTGAAAAAAGGATGAGATATTTTGTTGGCAAAAGGTCACGTCTCCGTTATTTTGTAGGAAAGAGAGATGGTGACGAAGCTGACCCCTCACAAGACGAAGATTTGGAGAAAAGAATGCGTTATTTCGTAGGAAAAAGGAGGTACTTTTTAGGAAAACGACGATATTTTCTTGGCAAAAGAGATGAAATAGAGGAAAATGATCCAAATGATCAAGTTGAAAAACGATCTCGACTTCGATATTTTGTAGGAAAACGACCATCAGATGATTTTATAAATGGTAATGCATTCCACAAACGAATGAGATATTTTGTTGGAAAACGAGATCAAGATAAAGAACAAAACAATGATCTGGAAAAACGAATGCGATACTTTGTTGGGAAAAGAGACAATTCTGAAGACAGTGAGCAATACGATAAAAGACACATGCGATACTTTGTTGGATGAAATCTTTTGGACATATAAGGAATAGttcctttcaaataaaactgtaAGTGGAAGATTTCCTTTCAGATGAAGCAAATAATTTAAACAATgctgaatatattttatttttgtttttttcattttatgttacatttattttcatacaccTTTTTAAAAGGGCAAAATAAAAGGttgcgtcaaagaaaaaaaaatggaattatcaCGTTCTATATTTCAAACTGTGAAGTTTTCGGATAGTGTGAAACAATAtctatctttatttttaaaagtgtcctttcagaatttaaccaaacaCTGGTATGTGATAGAAAACTGAATTATTAAAGAGCTTGATAGAACAGTAAAATATTGTCTTTCCTGTTGATATATAATTGCTGTTCAGTTGATTTCTGATGTACTGCAAGGATAGAAAAATATTGTCTATGAAAATGATTTGGTTTTTTATTCCACTGAATAAGGTCATGATTTCATTTCTCAACAAATTAGTCATTTACAGACAGTACTTCAATAATTGATTATTTCCTATGTAACAGCTCAAATGTATTATTTTGCAAAAAGCGAATAAAGAACAAAGGTATACTTTTTCAGTCTCGCTTTTTACTAATGACACAGATTTGAGTAAGACAATATTGTCAAGGTATCtttataaaagatttataaaatcaATCAAAGCCATATGAgttttacatttcaattttaactTTGGGAATTATTGTTACAAAGAGTACAAACGAAGAAAACATGACCATACATACTATGCGGATACAACCATATTAAGataagcatttttttaaatttagagtgataattttatatttaaattgaaactttaatttaaaaatttgacttttttaacATCGACTGAgcaatattttttggaaaatgaaaacgaaaactaaaaatattaatgaacatCTAAAAATATGTATCAGTGCTAGTTCTAAACAATGAGTTTGTGTCACGTTATCTGTACAGGGAAATGT
This sequence is a window from Mytilus edulis chromosome 1, xbMytEdul2.2, whole genome shotgun sequence. Protein-coding genes within it:
- the LOC139493019 gene encoding protein PRQFV-amide-like; its protein translation is MNSGYKLTIKRLCFLLSSFVILTIQTTEALESLQNKQKSQAALEESRDKRNAEIDLSPEDSVRTKRYIPYEELQKRLRHFIGKRVDDYRTASDILPTAEKRMRYFVGKRVDGDQTNVLDDNDEVEKRMRYFVGKRSRLRYFVGKRDGDEADPSQDEDLEKRMRYFVGKRRYFLGKRRYFLGKRDEIEENDPNDQVEKRSRLRYFVGKRPSDDFINGNAFHKRMRYFVGKRDQDKEQNNDLEKRMRYFVGKRDNSEDSEQYDKRHMRYFVG